Sequence from the Cryptococcus neoformans var. neoformans JEC21 chromosome 1, complete sequence genome:
GTCCGTACATTACAAACAATTAACCGACCTCGTCACCGCCCAAACGCAAGTTACTATTGCTTTTCACGTTGAATTTCCCCATCTGTCCGCTAAACCCCTTTTCACCAACATTGGGTGGTGCGAGATGTGGTGGCAGATCAAGTCCGTCCGGTAATCGTCGCAAACTCAATGGTCAGCTTAATTATCTGAATAATCAACTTACCCGATGTTTCGCGTCCCACGTGCATTGTTGTGCAGCCGGCTGCCACCACCAATTCCACCGCCGTACCCAAAGCCTTCCCCAAACCCATTTCCAACATTGTTGTTATTACGTCGCCCCGTTGAATGGCTAATGGAAGCTATGGCGGGGTCCTCAAAGTTGGAATCGCTTTGGTTGGGACGTGCAATTGTACTGCAACGTCAGCGGAATGCGCCATCATTACAACTTACCCAAACCAAGATTCGAGAGCGCCCATGGTCTCTGGAGGACCTCGGCCACGACAGTCTCTTCCTATAAGGAGCAGTTCTTTTCTAGTGTACGTGATAAGCGGTTTTTCAGATGAAGTACCATCATTGGCTGAATCCATGATTGGCTTTTGAGCAGAGGTCAGCTGATTTGGAGCGAGATCgggtgaaagaggtgaGAACGGATTGAGGTTGGGATCTGAAGCGTGTGCCTTAGGGGAATGGGATAATGGGCGTGTCGGTGGTGATACTGGGAGGTGGTTAGTAGGGAAAGAGTGCAGAGCAAGCTCACGAGGGGTCATGGTTGGAAATAGTGGATGTTGAACGTTgcgaaggaaggaagaagagcagcagcggGCATGAACAGCATCGCGGAATCTAATCGTCCTAATCCAGCCCATAACAATTCACGACTTAATATTACAAGTGCATACTTAATTAACAGATGTTATTGGGGACTGCTGACAGAGAAGATTCCGGGGTGAAAACAATTGCCACGACTTATTAGTCTTATTATTAAGTAGTTGCAAATTGTTGCTTGcttggtcttcttcttcttcttcttccttcttcttcttgagtCTTTATcagctttttcttcttctcctcctcctcctccgccgtcctcttcttcttcttggcttcttcttccgtctcttTTCTTACGTAGGAAGTAGATTTgcttcccatctccttattagcttgttgttgttgttctaacttgttgttgttgttctaacttgttgttgttgttctAACaacttgttgttgttgttctAACaacttgttgttgttgttggtcgTGGTTTCGCGGCGGCCAGACGTGGAGGGCAATCTGGGAGGGCAGAACATGTACGACAGAGTCTGGTCGTTCGTTGACGAACCGACAATGCCACCTTTCAAATTTATTTCCTGTACAGTTGATTTGAACATCCCCGTTTGTCAACCATGAGGAGGACAGCATCGTACGAAGACCATGCAATTTGTACTGTACTCGTACTTGTGCTACGTATGTATGTAAATGAAGTACCGGTAGGCCTTGTCCACGCAAGTATATTGCTTGTATAGATTGACATTGCCGCAGGTTAACTAGACGTAAGGAACAGATCAAGTCTAAGTCACTTCATCAGACTGGTTGCATCTGCGCTTTTTCATGATTGACATGACAAATGAtattgagaagaagggtagaTGAGATAATGAGACATATAAGTACTATGTGAATAAGTGACACTGCTAAATTTGCCCTCTTGTCTTGGGTTGCACAAAAGCCTAATTACAATTGGTAGAACTGCTGGCAGAAGAGTCGTAGTCGAAAATCTCTGGGAATGAAACAAATGTCATTCAAGtgtccaaaaaaaaaattgcGGAGTCTGAAATAATTTGAAAAGATGTCAAAAGATGGTAGCTTGGTGGCTATTGATGAGATAATTGCATGTTGCCCATTGCTACGGCCAATCTGTCAGCCTTACAGTACTTTAGTTGCTCAGCGCCCAACCAACCACTTACTTTGAGCCACACCCTCAACGTCCACGCTTGCAGCACTACCATACCCTCCTCTGCCCGTCACGTTAGCCCTGATAGGATGAGGTCCTACATGAGGGAAATACGGCGCCGTTGCAGTGTTGGGACTGGAATTTGCAGCTGTGGGAGAAAGTGGGACAGATCCGAAGGCAGGAGGCCCGCCTGTCAGAGCTCGAGAGAAATTCAGCTGTGAGATATCGAGTGATTGATGCCTGTTTGATGATATACGTGGCCGGCTATGGGGGTGTAAATGAGTTGATAGAGATGAAGTATGCCCGGTTGACGCTTGCCGGATGCGGTGGTTGATGATTGGATCAGAGTCGCGTTTCTGATGATCGCTTTCAGTGCGGCTAGCGACTGGTGGCTGTTGAGACTGTAAAGGATTAATAGATTGATCTCGCAAATGCCAGATATTACCACTCACTATCGATCCAGGCCAGCGGTCTGTGCTTTTCCTTGGATCCTGATAGTTCAACGAGCTCACAAGTCCCAAATTGGATTCGTCGCCCAATCGAAACCCGTTCCCCGGAGCATTGAACAATGCCCTAACGTCCTCCGTAGCCACAACTGATGCGGCTGTCTGTTTGACCCGTCGATCGAGGTCTCCGTCAAATTCAGTACTATTTGTCGTCGAGAGGAGCTTGCTGTTGAAGTGGGAGAAGGCATCAGTGAAGGATTCTGGGCGTTTATTGACGTTTTTAGGGTATACTTGAATCTATGGATCACAAGACATCAGCGTACACGAGGCAGGCCTGAGGACATGACTTACATTATTCTGACTCAACCAATCCTCCAACGCATCTATCGCTGTTCCCAAGAAGTCCACATTGCTTCTCTGACACCTGAACTTGAAAATTGCTTCATTCCCCAGGCCCAATTTAGACGATGGAACAATGGCAATTTGGTGGTCTCTCTTGATACGCTCTGTGAAGAGGATAAAGTCCGCAGATGCCACAAGGCGCGAGAGTTCGGGATTGGGTGGCACCGGAAGGTCAGCTTCGAAAGGTACATGATCCTGGCGAGTACATAAGTCCAGACGGCTCGAAACGTGGGTTTTGGGGTGTAATGCTTACCAAGAGCATTGCTGCAGCAATATGCACTTGCGATTCAGGTCCGAAGATGGTGACGACGTCACTTGCAGTCTCTTTGTAAGGGAATCTAAATACAGAGTTTGTTTTAGTCTCGATGTCGTGGATAAATATGCCCTTTTCCCCTAGAAGAGTCCTGTGGTATCTACGAGGGATCGTCACACTCTCTACTGTGTAATCCTTATCCTGGCACGTTGTTAGCACCAACCCCTGCAAACTCGAACTGAACCAACCTTCTGGCTGACCAACTCCATGACCGCTTGTTTCAAACTTTCCAAATTAACCGCATTCTTTGCCGGCGTTCTCGCAACAACGTTATCCTCGTTATCTGTGTAGCCGCCAAGTGCCGCGAACTCTTCCGCATTTGAAAACTTGACATACACCCCATGCAGCTTCATGATCTTTTGGATATTCTTTCCACTAACGCCAATGATGCGCTTATGATAGCTTTCTGGCACATGGAAAGAAACTTCCGCGGGAAGTTCTTCCTGTAACATAGATAGCCCCTTCAGAGCGTCGCCATCCGTACCAGAGATATCTATCAGGAAGTTGTAATCATTGAACGTCTCAAATTTTATTTTGACGTTTGTAGTCTTCATGATCTTGTTGATTTTgccattcttcttgccaCTGATAAAGTCGCGGTGTTCGTTAGCAAGCTCAATCTGGAACCGAATCTCCCGATGGAAATTCTAAATAGGTCAACATGCCGTATGATTTCGTATAAGTTATTTCACTCACATGAACAATGTCCTGTTCCAGTACCATCATGACCGCTGTTTTGACTTGCTGCTCCAAGCCATGCATCTCAAAACAGTTTGATTTGAACACCACTTCCGCGCCTGAAGAGTGAGCTATGCGTTTGAGAATTGGCTGCATCTGCGCCGGGTTGAGAGTTGGTTGGGGCATGAAGACATCAAAGGCGATGGGCAACAGCCAGAAGGAGGCAACATAGAACTGGCAGGCCTACGCAATATATTGGCCTGATGATCTACCTAGAGTCAGAGAAAGAGCTTACCAAAGCCATGACGCCTCTAATTGTCCTTTCGATGTTGACTCGATGATCACCAAAGACGGTTATAAGGCTGGCCTGACTGCCTACAGAGGGGACTTGGATGTAAGTTCCATTATCGTTCATGATGGTCTTTacatcttcaatcttctcaGTGAGAAGCCAATCAAGTTTTCTCGGTAAAATAGCCGTATCCCTCGATATCACCAGTTTGCACTATTCAACCCATCAGTGAAGGAAGTTCGCATTACAATGATTTTCTTTACCTTCTGCATCGCAATGTTCAACAACATATCGCGCGCTCTTTGCACCCCGAAAAATTCTCCCGTGATCCAGATCTGATTCGATTTGCCCAGCACACCTTGCTCTCCGCCATGGACACTCAATCCAGGGTGAGGCACGGTAATCTGGCCCATCGCAGGATCGATGCCCATTCCCATATTGATGTTATTTGGCATATCGAACGTCCCCATTTGAACATTAGAGACGAGAGGATTCTGCATCGGATGAAGGTtctggggatggggaaaagaaggctGGGAATGATGCGGGTGAATACCCATTTGGTTCATTCctggatgaggagaagggacaTGAGGGGGCATGGGGGATCCGATTCTACTCCCAGGAATACTCTGGAACCCTGTATGATTGACAGACATCGGGATATGACCTTGATGCATCGGGTAGTGCATCCGCGGGCCATTATACGGCATTCCACGGGTGGTTGAGGGGTCGATATTGAGGGGTTGTGGTTGATACGGGTACTGAACATGTTGATGGGGATTATAGACGGGAGGCGCGTGGCGACCATGTGCATTATGTTGGTGATGATAGTTGCCGTTCATTCTGGGCAGGCCCAGGGGCCCACCACCGGCCCCATTCATATCCATACTGGGACAAGGCACACCATGGCTATGGGACATAGTACCTGTCATTGGCATTGCCATAGGTCCAGTCGGCTGCACCCCAACACCTGTCATATTCATTTGAACATGTCGATATCCTACACCTTGCTGAGAACCAGGTTGGGGAGAGTTAAGGACTCCAACAAGAGGCGTAGGAAAATAGATATTGGTAGctgtttcttcttggatTTGTTGAATTGCGTTACGCTTGCGACCGGCGATGATGTTATGAAGTTTGTAATCGATGTCACATGATTCAGCATGAAGACCACTCTAAAGATAGGTCAGCAATATCGCAAAAGGGCCACAAAAGATGCGTACCATCTCATCCAACATCACCAGCAAGCAGATTTTCGCAATTTCAACGCTCTCCATTGAACCTGTGATTACAAGCTCGCACATGCGTTCGGTCTCCAGTCCTAGCGATCTAGTAACATATGGAGGGGTTACAGATGATGCGCAGGTTTCCTCTTCGCCATTGGGTTTTGCGTCAGGCACGTCCGTTGCAATGTCTGTCGAC
This genomic interval carries:
- a CDS encoding cytoplasm protein, putative; protein product: MDLYTTSFTYPNPRSKSHQSNGSPKIPLSTPVLTTGPGPGPGIASITTNNVFNNGADPSSETVPKLSLTSAISTSSTTAKSSSAVVATPPQIEKDWETVQKLALDITTREGCLVTVTRESIDGESRSGSSEPSMTSGGTPVPATKVWNFHLSGGYQPVMAARGAILRETPQGNRITLKVPCSEILDSPAASVSALKADVAGRLEKIASECKAQVSVIGIEVSAGGGPTVLATANGEGVRSTEVKGEAESKSTDIATDVPDAKPNGEEETCASSVTPPYVTRSLGLETERMCELVITGSMESVEIAKICLLVMLDEMSGLHAESCDIDYKLHNIIAGRKRNAIQQIQEETATNIYFPTPLVGVLNSPQPGSQQGVGYRHVQMNMTGVGVQPTGPMAMPMTGTMSHSHGVPCPSMDMNGAGGGPLGLPRMNGNYHHQHNAHGRHAPPVYNPHQHVQYPYQPQPLNIDPSTTRGMPYNGPRMHYPMHQGHIPMSVNHTGFQSIPGSRIGSPMPPHVPSPHPGMNQMGIHPHHSQPSFPHPQNLHPMQNPLVSNVQMGTFDMPNNINMGMGIDPAMGQITVPHPGLSVHGGEQGVLGKSNQIWITGEFFGVQRARDMLLNIAMQKCKLVISRDTAILPRKLDWLLTEKIEDVKTIMNDNGTYIQVPSVGSQASLITVFGDHRVNIERTIRGVMALACQFYVASFWLLPIAFDVFMPQPTLNPAQMQPILKRIAHSSGAEVVFKSNCFEMHGLEQQVKTAVMMVLEQDIVHNFHREIRFQIELANEHRDFISGKKNGKINKIMKTTNVKIKFETFNDYNFLIDISGTDGDALKGLSMLQEELPAEVSFHVPESYHKRIIGVSGKNIQKIMKLHGVYVKFSNAEEFAALGGYTDNEDNVVARTPAKNAVNLESLKQAVMELVSQKDKDYTVESVTIPRRYHRTLLGEKGIFIHDIETKTNSVFRFPYKETASDVVTIFGPESQVHIAAAMLLDHVPFEADLPVPPNPELSRLVASADFILFTERIKRDHQIAIVPSSKLGLGNEAIFKFRCQRSNVDFLGTAIDALEDWLSQNNIQVYPKNVNKRPESFTDAFSHFNSKLLSTTNSTEFDGDLDRRVKQTAASVVATEDVRALFNAPGNGFRLGDESNLGLVSSLNYQDPRKSTDRWPGSISQQPPVASRTESDHQKRDSDPIINHRIRQASTGHTSSLSTHLHPHSRPRISSNRHQSLDISQLNFSRALTGGPPAFGSVPLSPTAANSSPNTATAPYFPHVGPHPIRANVTGRGGYGSAASVDVEGVAQTMGNMQLSHQ